Proteins encoded by one window of Deltaproteobacteria bacterium:
- a CDS encoding alpha/beta hydrolase, which translates to MSSVTVGRENSTPIDLYYKDWGTGQPVVFSHGWPLTADAWEDQMVFLASRGYRCIAHDRRGHGRSSQPWNGNDMDTYADDLAALVETLDLKNAIHVGHSTGGGEVARYIGRHGTKRVAKAVLIGAVPPLMLKTAANPGGLPMEAFDQIRAGVLADRSQFFKDLSAPFYGANRPGAKVSQGLRDSFWLQGMLAGFNAAFDCIKAFSETDFTADLKKFDVPTLIIHGDDDQIVPIGASARLSSKLIKNAQLKVYKGAPHGLCSTHKDQVNADLLSFLSA; encoded by the coding sequence ATGAGCAGCGTCACCGTCGGTCGGGAAAACTCCACGCCCATCGACCTCTATTACAAGGACTGGGGAACCGGGCAGCCAGTCGTCTTCAGTCACGGCTGGCCGCTGACTGCGGACGCCTGGGAAGACCAGATGGTGTTTCTGGCCTCCCGCGGCTACCGCTGCATCGCCCATGACCGTCGCGGTCACGGCCGCTCCAGCCAGCCCTGGAATGGCAACGACATGGATACCTACGCCGACGACCTCGCGGCGCTCGTCGAAACGCTCGACCTGAAGAACGCGATCCATGTCGGCCATTCCACGGGCGGCGGCGAGGTCGCCCGCTACATCGGCCGCCACGGCACGAAGCGTGTCGCCAAGGCCGTGCTGATCGGCGCGGTGCCGCCGCTGATGCTCAAGACGGCGGCCAATCCCGGCGGCTTGCCGATGGAGGCGTTCGATCAGATCCGCGCCGGTGTCCTCGCCGACCGCTCGCAGTTCTTCAAGGACCTCAGCGCGCCGTTCTACGGCGCCAACCGCCCGGGCGCCAAGGTCTCGCAAGGCTTACGGGACTCGTTCTGGCTCCAAGGCATGCTGGCGGGTTTCAATGCCGCCTTCGACTGCATCAAGGCCTTCTCAGAGACCGACTTCACCGCGGACCTGAAGAAGTTCGACGTGCCGACCCTCATCATTCACGGCGACGACGACCAGATCGTCCCCATCGGCGCCTCTGCCCGGCTTTCCTCCAAGCTGATCAAGAACGCGCAACTGAAAGTCTACAAGGGCGCGCCGCACGGCTTGTGTTCGACTCACAAGGACCAGGTCAACGCCGACCTGCTCTCATTCCTCAGCGCCTAA
- a CDS encoding efflux RND transporter periplasmic adaptor subunit has translation MTSAAKDDPLRRARWVPLAAALMLSSCGARPAPAPPPPKVKVVQPVAREITEWDEYTARLDAVDSVEVRPRVSGYLQSIHFQDGAIVKKGDLLFLIDPRPYEAALHRAEADVELAKSRLALARKNFARAADLLASHAISQEESDIRESNLRQAEASVEEAQAAVDAARLDVEFTHVSAPVAGRVGRKLVTEGNLITGGVGTRGTLLTTIVSLDPIYAYFEADEGSLLKYSRLARTGQRPSSRDYKNPVHVALADEEGFPHDGVMDFVDNQVDRGTGTIVGRALLPNPDLSLIPGLFARLRLPGSGQYRAILLPDEAIGSDQSQKYVVVVDGEQKAQYRTVKIGPLVDGLRVVREGVTPEDWIVVAGLQRVRPGLVVDAQRETIPDR, from the coding sequence ATGACGAGTGCGGCGAAGGATGATCCTCTCCGACGCGCGAGGTGGGTACCGCTCGCCGCCGCGCTCATGCTGTCGTCGTGCGGCGCGCGGCCGGCGCCCGCACCTCCGCCGCCGAAGGTGAAGGTCGTCCAGCCGGTCGCACGAGAGATCACCGAGTGGGACGAGTACACCGCCCGTCTCGACGCCGTCGATTCGGTCGAGGTGCGCCCACGGGTGAGCGGGTACCTCCAGTCGATCCACTTCCAGGACGGCGCGATCGTCAAGAAGGGCGACCTCCTCTTCTTGATCGACCCGCGCCCCTATGAGGCCGCGCTGCACCGTGCCGAGGCGGACGTCGAGCTGGCGAAATCCCGGCTCGCGCTGGCGCGGAAGAACTTCGCGCGCGCGGCGGACCTGCTCGCGAGCCACGCCATCTCGCAGGAGGAGTCGGACATCCGCGAGTCGAACCTGCGGCAGGCCGAGGCGTCGGTCGAGGAAGCGCAAGCGGCCGTGGACGCCGCCCGGCTCGACGTCGAGTTCACGCACGTGTCGGCGCCGGTCGCCGGGCGCGTCGGGCGGAAGCTCGTCACCGAGGGGAACCTCATCACCGGCGGCGTGGGGACGCGGGGAACGCTGCTCACGACGATCGTGTCGCTCGACCCCATCTATGCGTACTTCGAGGCCGACGAGGGGTCGCTCCTCAAGTACAGTCGCCTCGCCCGCACGGGGCAGCGGCCGAGCTCGCGCGACTACAAGAACCCGGTGCACGTGGCGCTCGCCGACGAGGAAGGGTTCCCGCACGACGGCGTCATGGACTTCGTCGACAACCAGGTCGACCGTGGCACGGGGACGATCGTCGGCCGCGCGCTGCTGCCGAATCCCGACCTGAGCCTCATCCCCGGGCTCTTCGCCCGCCTGCGGCTGCCGGGCAGCGGCCAGTATCGCGCGATCCTCCTCCCCGACGAGGCGATCGGCAGCGACCAGTCGCAGAAGTACGTCGTCGTGGTCGACGGGGAGCAGAAGGCCCAGTACCGCACCGTGAAGATCGGGCCGCTGGTGGACGGCCTGCGCGTCGTCCGCGAGGGCGTCACGCCGGAGGACTGGATCGTCGTGGCCGGTCTCCAGCGGGTGCGACCCGGGCTCGTGGTCGACGCGCAGCGGGAGACGATCCCGGACCGATGA